The Arachis ipaensis cultivar K30076 chromosome B07, Araip1.1, whole genome shotgun sequence genome includes a window with the following:
- the LOC107606260 gene encoding tubulin alpha-4 chain, producing the protein MRECISIHIGQAGIQVGNACWELYCLEHGIQPDGQMPSDKTVGGGDDAFNTFFSETGAGKHVPRAVFVDLEPTVIDEVRTGAYRQLFHPEQLISGKEDAANNFARGHYTIGKEIVDLCLDRIRKLADNCTGLQGFLVFNAVGGGTGSGLGSLLLERLSVDYGKKSKLGFTVYPSPQVSTSVVEPYNSVLSTHSLLEHTDVAVLLDNEAIYDICRRSLDIERPTYTNLNRLVSQVISSLTASLRFDGALNVDVTEFQTNLVPYPRIHFMLSSYAPVISAEKAYHEQLSVAEITNSAFEPSSMMAKCDPRHGKYMACCLMYRGDVVPKDVNAAVATIKTKRTIQFVDWCPTGFKCGINYQPPTVVPGGDLAKVQRAVCMISNSTSVAEVFSRIDHKFDLMYAKRAFVHWYVGEGMEEGEFSEAREDLAALEKDYEEVGAESGEGEEGEGEEDY; encoded by the exons ATGAGAGAGTGCATTTCGATCCACATTGGTCAGGCCGGTATCCAGGTCGGAAACGCCTGCTGGGAGCTTTACTGCCTCGAACATGGCATTCAG CCCGATGGACAGATGCCGAGTGACAAAACCGTTGGTGGAGGAGACGATGCCTTCAACACCTTCTTCAGTGAGACTGGCGCCGGAAAGCACGTGCCACGCGCCGTCTTCGTCGATCTTGAGCCCACCGTGATAGACGAGGTGAGGACCGGAGCCTACCGCCAACTCTTCCACCCTGAGCAACTCATCAGCGGCAAAGAAGACGCTGCCAACAATTTTGCTCGTGGCCATTATACCA TTGGGAAGGAGATCGTTGATCTCTGCCTTGATAGGATCAGGAAGCTTGCTGATAACTGCACTGGGCTCCAAGGGTTCTTGGTGTTCAATGCTGTTGGTGGTGGAACCGGTTCTGGTCTTGGTTCCCTTCTCTTGGAGCGTCTTTCTGTTGATTATGGAAAGAAATCTAAGCTTGGGTTCACTGTTTACCCATCTCCCCAGGTTTCTACCTCTGTTGTTGAGCCCTATAACAGTGTCCTTTCCACTCACTCCCTCCTTGAGCACACCGATGTCGCCGTGCTTCTCGACAATGAAGCCATCTATGACATCTGCAGGCGCTCCCTTGACATTGAACGCCCCACCTACACCAACCTCAACCGCCTCGTCTCTCAG GTGATTTCATCCCTCACTGCCTCTTTGAGGTTTGATGGTGCACTGAACGTTGATGTGACTGAGTTCCAAACTAACTTGGTTCCATACCCAAGGATCCATTTCATGCTTTCATCCTATGCACCTGTTATTTCTGCTGAGAAGGCCTACCATGAGCAGCTCTCGGTTGCTGAGATCACCAACAGCGCATTCGAGCCGTCCTCCATGATGGCGAAGTGCGACCCTCGCCATGGCAAGTACATGGCCTGCTGCCTGATGTACCGTGGTGACGTGGTGCCCAAGGATGTGAATGCTGCTGTGGCCACCATCAAGACCAAGCGCACAATCCAATTTGTGGACTGGTGCCCAACTGGTTTCAAGTGCGGTATCAACTACCAGCCACCAACAGTTGTTCCCGGCGGTGACCTTGCCAAGGTGCAGAGGGCTGTGTGCATGATCTCCAACTCCACCAGTGTTGCTGAGGTGTTCTCAAGGATTGACCACAAGTTTGATCTCATGTATGCTAAGCGTGCTTTCGTCCACTGGTATGTGGGCGAGGGCATGGAAGAGGGTGAGTTCTCTGAGGCTCGTGAGGACCTTGCTGCTCTTGAGAAGGATTACGAGGAGGTTGGTGCGGAGTCTGGTGAGGGTGAGGAAGGTGAAGGAGAGGAAGACTATTAG